A DNA window from Octopus sinensis linkage group LG25, ASM634580v1, whole genome shotgun sequence contains the following coding sequences:
- the LOC115224471 gene encoding retinol dehydrogenase 13-like produces MVYKYIRKSAIPEDDEEAIENLLCRFHIKSGFINFISLISGELKRQYLRGTPYQGKKQLKKETVLVRGATSGMGKAAASEFASRGAHVIMACRDIEAGQKIAQEIQKKTNNTNMTALHCDLSSLDSVRKFVEEFKKCESQLHILINNAGVMMCPKTLSTDKFEMQFAVNYLGPFLLTHLLLDTMKASAPTHIVNITAHAHQLGSINFDDLNHDEDYNPGHAYAQFKLAVAMFTITLVKYLEGSQVIVNCINPGIINTNLYCHMPFRAHSFINMCFSSFIWYMFQKPEDGINTMMFCALEDALGNTSGKYFVECCPVNWHETTQDEDIQKKLWEESLKWADLKLKS; encoded by the exons atggtgtataaatatatcaggAAGAGTGCCATTccagaagatgatgaagaagctaTTGAGAATCTTTTATGTCGTTTTCATATTAAGTCgggtttcattaatttcatatcattaATTTCTGGAGAACTGAAGAG gCAATATTTACGGGGAACACCGTATCAGGGCAAAAAGCAACTGAAAAAAGAGACAGTACTAGTGAGAGGAGCAACTTCAGGAATGGGTAAAGCTGCTGCTTCTGAGTTTGCTTCAAGAGGAGCTCATGTCATAATGGCATGTCGGGATATTGAAGCTGGCCAAAAAATTGCCCAGGAAATCCAGAAAAAGACAAATAATACTAATATGACAGCTTTACATTGTGATCTAAGTTCCCTTGATTCTGTTCGGAAGTTTgttgaagaatttaaaaaatgtgaATCTCAGCTGCACATTCTTATTAATAATGCTGGTGTGATGATGTGTCCAAAAACCTTGTCTACAGATAAATTTGAGATGCAGTTTGCTGTGAATTACCTGGGGCCGTTTTTGCTTACACATCTTTTACTGGATACCATGAAAGCCTCAGCACCAACTCATATTGTCAACATCACAGCACATGCCCACCAACTGGGAAGCATAAATTTTGATGATTTAAACCATGATGAAGATTATAACCCTGGGCATGCTTATGCACAGTTCAAGTTGGCAGTTGCTATGTTTACTATAACATTGGTAAAATACTTGGAAGGTAGTCAAGTGATCGTTAACTGTATAAATCCAGGAATTATAAACACCAATTTATACTGCCATATGCCTTTCCGTGCACATTCTTTTATCAATATGTGTTTTTCATCATTTATATGGTACATGTTCCAGAAACCAGAAGATGGAATCAACACAATGATGTTTTGTGCTCTTGAAGATGCCTTAGGAAATACAAGtggaaaatattttgtagaatgTTGTCCAGTTAATTGGCACGAGACTACTCAGGATGAAGATATCCAGAAAAAATTATGGGAAGAAAGTTTGAAATGGGCAGATTTAAAATTGAAAAGTTGA
- the LOC115224472 gene encoding UDP-glucuronosyltransferase 2A1-like, which produces MISIANELSKYGHNNYFILNTKLTKTFQKEQNMNILSMDEIPELRKTFSHAQQKIVSKRIFVIRRVLTLIPLICDRILKDEKWIETLRAVNASLAVINGLFSTNCLTIIARQLSIPFVLTGSEIFPSLHRIPWLPNVFPNSFIGSSSKTTYSEKIINTLVALVDYTIPPIGAPVHSVKTYAKDEPDISFTDLLHQAQFYLIEKDVLLDYPLPQLPNVRYVGGLATKRSLPLKGELVKFVNASKNGIVVVSFGSNIKDFPVVQLEKLQTALKQIKYDVVWRQEKTSFSHKNIYISDWVPQNDLLGHPKTKLFVTHCGNSGQFEALFHGVPMLGIPLFLDQFYNSRRMTEKGYGLSLDIENFTPEELIEKINELIENKTYSEKIKRASEIFHSRPEYPAKKSARHIDHILKYGGEYLKSPCQGSRLYEFLMIDVLAPIFAVISLLIYLTCLIGKKCLTIFCKKKTKVD; this is translated from the coding sequence ATGATTTCTATAGCAAACGAATTATCAAAGTATGGACACAATAACTATTTTATACTAAATACAAAACTCACTAAAACTTTCCAAAAGGAACAAAACATGAATATCCTTTCCATGGACGAGATCCCAGAACTTAGAAAAAccttttctcacgcacagcagaAAATAGTATCAAAACGAATATTTGTGATAAGAAGGGTTTTGACTTTAATTCCTCTGATATGTGATAGAATTCTGAAGGATGAGAAATGGATCGAAACCCTGCGAGCGGTCAATGCTAGTTTAGCTGTTATTAATGGACTGTTTTCGACAAATTGTCTTACAATAATTGCCCGTCAATTGTCAATTCCATTTGTTCTCACAGGATCTGAGATATTTCCTAGTCTTCATCGCATTCCATGGCTTCCCAATGTTTTTCCAAATAGTTTCATCGGATCCTCGAGCAAGACGACATATTCGGAAAAGATAATCAATACTTTGGTTGCTCTTGTAGACTACACCATTCCTCCTATTGGAGCGCCTGTACACAGCGTCAAGACATATGCGAAAGACGAACCTGATATTTCATTCACAGATTTGCTACATCAGGCACAATTTTATCTTATTGAAAAAGATGTACTTCTAGATTATCCTCTACCACAACTTCCAAATGTAAGATACGTTGGTGGTCTAGCTACAAAACGATCATTGCCTTTGAAGGGAGAATTAGTGAAATTCGTAAATGCGTCGAAGAATGGAATAGTTGTGGTGTCATTTGGCAGTAATATCAAGGATTTCCCTGTTGTTCAATTAGAAAAACTACAAACtgcattgaaacaaataaaatatgatgtTGTGTGGAGACAGGAGAAAACATCGTTTTCTCATAAGAATATTTATATCAGTGATTGGGTACCACAAAACGATCTGCTTGGCCATCCTAAGACAAAATTATTTGTTACTCATTGTGGGAACAGCGGTCAGTTTGAAGCTTTGTTCCATGGGGTGCCAATGCTGGGGATACCTTTGTTTTTAGACCAGTTTTATAACTCTCGCAGAATGACCGAGAAAGGATACGGATTGTCTCTAGACATAGAGAACTTTACTCCGGAGGAATTAATAGAGAAAATAAACGAactaattgaaaacaaaacatattcTGAGAAAATTAAAAGAGCGAGTGAAATATTTCACTCCCGACCCGAATATCCAGCGAAGAAATCAGCCCGACACATTGATCACATCTTGAAATACGGTGGAGAATATTTAAAGTCTCCGTGTCAAGGCAGTCGATTGTATGAATTTTTAATGATCGATGTATTGGCTCCTATATTTGCAGTAATATCACTTTTGATATATTTGACCTGTCTAATTGGGAAAAAATGTTTAACTATTTTTTGTAAGAAGAAAACGAAGGTTGACTAA